The Rubripirellula reticaptiva DNA window GGCGGACATAATCTTGTACGGTCGGTCGTTGGGTGGCGGATGTGCGATCGCAGTCGCCTGTCGCGGTGGGGCAAAGGGCGTCGTATTGGAAAGCACCTTTGATCGCATGTTCAACGTCGCTGCAGAAAGATATCCCTTCGTTCCCGTACGCTTGCTAATGCGAAATCGCTATGACTCGGTTGCCAAGCTAACCGCTTATAAAGGTCCGCTCGTTCAAATTCATAGCCTCGACGACACCGTGATTCCGTTCCGATTCGGAAAGGCACTTTTCGAATCGTCCAAATCACCGCTGAAGTACTTCATCGAAGCATCCGGTGTCGATCACATCGAACCGATGCCAGTCGATGTGATTGGCCGAGCGGCGTCAAAACTAGACGAGTTTCTAAACGGCAATTTTTCAAGTGGCACTGATTCGCCGAACATCAGCCCATCGCAGCCATGAACGACGCGATGCAACAGATCCTTAGATCCTTTCGCTTGATTCTGCCTAACCGAAACCTTCAAAATCGGTTACGCAGCGAAGCGATCTTCTTCACTGATCGGCAGCTCAATCTTTGGATCAGGCTTGTTGGTGACGCGAAAATTCGGATTCGAATAGGCGCGTCGTCGGCGTCGCGGACGTCGCTCGGGTTCCATCTTGTCAAACAGGCTGCCAAGCAGCGAGGGATGGAAACAAACAAATGCCCAAGCCAGACCAATCGATGCTGATCCGAACAAGTCGCTAACAAAGTGGGCGCCACAAGCGAGTCGCTGAAGCATGGTGCCAATACAAATGCTGACGAACATCCAACGACCGGTTGGCAGCACGACCCAGAGCCCAGCCGTCAACGCGGCAGCCGTCGCCAACGATGCGCTCGGAAACGCGCGCGTGCTGGCGTCAAAATTGGCAATATGATCGAGCGTCCAGTCAAAGGACCAAATCCAAGCGTAGTCGTAACTGGCGACGTCAAGGTTCAAACTGTTTGGACGAGGACGCATGACAAACATCTTCGTCAGAGTTGCGACGGCACCGCCACCCATCGCTAGCGTTGCAAGCCGAGGCACGTACCAGCGACGAGTTGGCGCTAGAACGATCACACCCAGCAAAATCAAAAACACGCCTGTGCCGTGTGCATAGTAACTAGACAAATCTAGCGTCTGCCCGACCACCGTCGGTAATGGTTCGTGAAAGAACCAACGCGAAATCGGAACGTCAACTAGCGTTGCCATTGGGACCATCAGAATTGTGATCCCCGCCATCCAGAGCAAACTGGTGATGCGGAATTTAATGACTTCCTCGGCGATCGGCTTGCCAAAAATCGGTATTCCGCCGCCAGTAGGCGGGTCTTCTTTGTAGGACATGGTCCGTTTGAATCCTGGCGAGAGAACGCTTGAATTATCAAGTCAAGCGACCTTGTCGGTATCGGTTGGTCGTCAGGAGGCTACTTAAAAAATCGTCCCGATCGAAAGACTACTTTTCCGACGCTAGTAATCGAGCACCGACAAGCTCGGACCGCTCGCTCCAAAATGCGAAACAAGGCAGTCTTCACAAAACAGGCAAGCCTGCGAGCCCAGGCAACACGCGGCAACTAAATGCTTGTCAATTGTTCACCTGTATTGGTTTGGCACCAAACGCCGATTCAACTTTCCAGGCGTCGCTACCGACGGCTGCAACCTATTCTCGCTCGCCGCACTCCATCGAGAGCGCGAGCTATTTCCAGGGAAAACTAACGATGGCATTGGCCCAAACTTCTTTTTTGTCCGGCGACCCACGGACCAATCGCCGTCGCGTACGGCAATCATTCACACTTTCGTTGGTCATGGTGCTAGTGACCATAGCAGTGACAGGTTGTGCCAGCACCAAAACGTCCAACACGGCGCGTACGGCAACCGAACAACTGTTGATCTCTTCGGCAATCGATCGCGCGATGTCCAACGTTCGCTTCGACGAGTTTGCTAACTACAAAGTCTTCATTGACGAAAAATACTTGGACTCAGTCGACAAGGGATACCTCGTCGGATCGCTGCGTCATAATGTTCTTCAGTCGGGCGGTCAGCTCGTCGCCACGGCGGACGTTGCCGATGTAGTCATCGAACCACGCAGTGGTGGGGTTGGAACGGATACCCAAGAGTCCTATTTGGGGATCCCATCGCTGGGTATCCCAGGGATGCCAATCGAGTTGCCTGAAGTCAAGTTCGTCTCTCGTGACACCCAGATGGGCACCGCAAAACTGGGTTTAGTCTGCTATGACCCCAAGTCAGGCAAGGCGTTGGGCTTAGGCGGCGAAACGACCGCATTGACGCACAACAACGACACTTACTTGTTGGGAATGGGGCCCTTCCGAAGTGGATCGGTGCTTGACCAACGTGAAAAAGCGGTCGGATTCAACGGCGTCGGTGGTAGCTTCATGAGCAATCCGGCTCATATCGCCAAATCAAAGCCAGTTATGATGGTCAATAAACCTGCCGGAATGCCGTCACTTGACGTTCCATTCAACGCCGCACCTCAGATCGCGACGCTTCCGGAAGGCATCACAACGAACCGCTAAGCTAGACTTTGCGATCAACGTTCCAACGGAAACGCGGCGAGTCAGCAATGACTCGTCGCGTTTTTTCGTCGACCTAACCCGACTGCGCCCCGATTTGCCTGCGGCCATCACCTATGGGAACGAGTCGGCTTTGCTAGACTAAAAGGCGGAAACGCAGTGCCCCGTGGCCAGGTAATTTTGTTGGTTTTTTGGATCTAAACTTCGTAGCGAAAATCGTCAAGCCGTTCGTGGTAGTTGCACCGGCACCCCGAAAATCAAGTTGGGCCAGATCACCAACGTTCGACGAGTTACCGCTTTGGCGTCGCCTTTGCGTGCCAGCGAAACTCTCATCGACCAGCAAGCCTGACGCCGCCAAACTTTGACTGTGTCATCCACTGCCTGACCGTTCCGTACTGTACGACTTTTATCCTTCAATCGAGAGAATCAACATCGTGGCGAACTTGGCTGGAAAAATTGTTGCAATCACAGGCGGCGGTACCGGCATCGGCGCCGGCATCGCCAAAGTTTTGGCCGAGGCAGGCTGCCGCGTCACGGTCGGCGGCAGGCGACAAGACGCTCTGAATAAGTTAGCCAGTTCCGTTGATAGCGAGCACAAAATTCGCACCCACGTCGTCGACGTTGCCGACGCAGCAAGTATCGCATCATTTTTCGCAGACGTTCGAGAAAATGTTGGCGAAGTGGACATCCTGGTCAACAGCGCCGGCATCAACATTCAAAAACGGACCATGGCAGAAATGATCCCCGAAGACTGGGACCGCGTAATGCAAATCAACGCGACTGGTGCCTACCGATGTATCCTCGAAGTGCTGCCCGCCATGCGAGCCAGGAAAGACGGGCTTGTGATCAACATCTCGTCGGTCGCTGGCAAGCGAGCGATCTCGTTAGGCGGTGTCGTTTACTGTGCCAGCAAGTTCGCGATGACAGCACTTGGAACCGCAATTTCCAACGAAGTTCGTCAAGAAGGAGTTCGCGTGACCAACGTCTATCCTGGCGAAGTCAATACGCCGATCTTGGACAATCGGCCAACGCCTGTCAGTCAAGAACACAAAGACGCGATTCTGCAACCCGAAGACATTGCCTCGGTCATCTTGTCGATCTGTCACTTGCCACCACGGGCAAATGTGCCGGAAATCGTCATCAAGCCGACGACCCAGGAATGGGTCTAGGAAGCACCGTTAATTTCTAGGCAATCGCCGATTCAACCAGCGATATCGAAAACGATCGGACATGCGATGGACAACACCGACGGCGACGAGCCCGCCGAACATGAGGACGAAATCGGCGAACTTTCTCTCGACGATCTCGGCGCTGCATATGCACGCGCAGCGGCCGAACATGACCCCGAAGCGTTTGCGCC harbors:
- a CDS encoding phosphatase PAP2 family protein; the protein is MSYKEDPPTGGGIPIFGKPIAEEVIKFRITSLLWMAGITILMVPMATLVDVPISRWFFHEPLPTVVGQTLDLSSYYAHGTGVFLILLGVIVLAPTRRWYVPRLATLAMGGGAVATLTKMFVMRPRPNSLNLDVASYDYAWIWSFDWTLDHIANFDASTRAFPSASLATAAALTAGLWVVLPTGRWMFVSICIGTMLQRLACGAHFVSDLFGSASIGLAWAFVCFHPSLLGSLFDKMEPERRPRRRRRAYSNPNFRVTNKPDPKIELPISEEDRFAA
- a CDS encoding DUF6655 family protein; the protein is MALAQTSFLSGDPRTNRRRVRQSFTLSLVMVLVTIAVTGCASTKTSNTARTATEQLLISSAIDRAMSNVRFDEFANYKVFIDEKYLDSVDKGYLVGSLRHNVLQSGGQLVATADVADVVIEPRSGGVGTDTQESYLGIPSLGIPGMPIELPEVKFVSRDTQMGTAKLGLVCYDPKSGKALGLGGETTALTHNNDTYLLGMGPFRSGSVLDQREKAVGFNGVGGSFMSNPAHIAKSKPVMMVNKPAGMPSLDVPFNAAPQIATLPEGITTNR
- a CDS encoding SDR family oxidoreductase, producing MVANLAGKIVAITGGGTGIGAGIAKVLAEAGCRVTVGGRRQDALNKLASSVDSEHKIRTHVVDVADAASIASFFADVRENVGEVDILVNSAGINIQKRTMAEMIPEDWDRVMQINATGAYRCILEVLPAMRARKDGLVINISSVAGKRAISLGGVVYCASKFAMTALGTAISNEVRQEGVRVTNVYPGEVNTPILDNRPTPVSQEHKDAILQPEDIASVILSICHLPPRANVPEIVIKPTTQEWV